One window of the Pseudarthrobacter sp. ATCC 49987 genome contains the following:
- a CDS encoding FadR/GntR family transcriptional regulator, which yields MKTPKAESSADLHSVLVHKLGLAIAEGSLAPHSILRLDELETVHGVSRSVVREATRVLSSKGMLESRRRLGTVVQPEDSWNAYDPQVIRWRLASSKRLEQLQALNELRGAIEPQAARLAAERASWDAGSDLVSQAARLWASGQRGDHDEFLRLDIEFHAAVLRASGNPMFSQLHNLVTEVLTGRTEHGLMPHLPQHEALQLHVDVASAIQRGEANAAHAAMSRIVEQSSEEMGDIWSRHQQPAAPDPPPKPQRGATSRPSEAAI from the coding sequence ATGAAAACCCCAAAGGCGGAGTCCTCAGCTGACCTGCACTCCGTGCTGGTCCACAAGCTGGGACTTGCCATTGCCGAGGGGTCGCTGGCGCCGCATTCGATCCTGCGCCTGGACGAGCTCGAAACAGTGCACGGTGTGTCGCGTTCGGTGGTCCGGGAAGCCACCCGGGTGCTCTCCTCCAAGGGGATGCTGGAATCGCGGCGCCGGCTGGGCACGGTGGTACAGCCGGAAGACTCCTGGAATGCCTACGATCCCCAGGTCATCCGCTGGCGGCTCGCCTCCTCCAAACGCCTGGAGCAGCTGCAGGCGCTGAACGAACTCCGCGGCGCGATCGAACCACAGGCTGCCCGCCTCGCCGCCGAGCGCGCCTCCTGGGATGCCGGCAGCGACCTTGTCTCCCAGGCCGCCCGGCTCTGGGCTTCGGGCCAGCGCGGGGACCACGACGAATTCCTCCGGCTGGATATCGAATTTCACGCCGCGGTGCTCAGGGCCTCCGGAAATCCGATGTTTTCCCAGCTGCACAACCTGGTCACCGAGGTCCTGACCGGGCGCACCGAGCACGGCCTGATGCCGCACCTGCCGCAGCACGAGGCGCTGCAGCTGCACGTCGACGTCGCGAGCGCCATCCAGCGCGGCGAGGCGAACGCGGCACACGCCGCGATGAGCCGGATCGTGGAGCAGTCCTCGGAGGAGATGGGCGACATCTGGTCCAGGCACCAGCAGCCCGCCGCCCCGGACCCGCCCCCAAAACCACAACGCGGGGCCACTTCGCGCCCATCCGAGGCGGCGATCTGA
- a CDS encoding carbohydrate ABC transporter permease produces MSVLTPPRSAQSGPPSGRGARRAPGARENFSAWANRHRKWLFAAPAMIFVGVLIVFPLAWTLYLSLTDSQGSVRAASEFVGLQNYLTVLSDAERFWPAVGRTLSFTGVALVCEVVLGMCIALLLWRPFRGEKWVRVAILLPLVATPVAVGMMWRLIFDPNIGFVNQLLGMVGIPPQPWLSGQDTALGTTIFMDVWQWTPMVVLILLAGLTSLSEEPDEAARMDGANAFQRFFFITLPLMMPTVIVAILLRGIDALKTFDILYATKGKGGGSFHEVETLNVYAYGLSFDYNQYGLSSAVLILFFMIIIGSMWLLTMRKKAVSK; encoded by the coding sequence ATGTCTGTATTGACCCCTCCCCGCAGTGCGCAGTCCGGGCCGCCGTCCGGCCGCGGCGCCCGCCGCGCCCCCGGCGCCCGTGAGAACTTCTCCGCCTGGGCCAACCGGCACCGCAAGTGGCTGTTCGCGGCCCCGGCGATGATCTTCGTCGGTGTCCTCATCGTCTTTCCGCTGGCCTGGACCCTGTACCTGAGCCTGACCGATTCGCAGGGCTCCGTCCGGGCCGCCTCAGAGTTCGTCGGTCTGCAGAACTACCTGACGGTCCTTTCCGACGCCGAGCGCTTCTGGCCCGCGGTCGGACGCACCCTGTCCTTCACCGGCGTCGCCCTGGTGTGCGAAGTGGTGCTGGGCATGTGCATCGCGCTGTTGCTGTGGCGCCCGTTCCGCGGCGAAAAGTGGGTCCGCGTGGCCATTCTCCTCCCGCTCGTCGCCACCCCGGTGGCCGTCGGCATGATGTGGCGGCTGATCTTCGACCCCAACATCGGCTTCGTCAACCAACTGCTCGGCATGGTCGGCATCCCGCCGCAGCCATGGCTCTCCGGCCAGGACACGGCGCTGGGCACCACCATCTTCATGGACGTGTGGCAGTGGACCCCCATGGTCGTGCTGATCCTGCTCGCCGGCCTGACCTCGCTGTCCGAGGAGCCCGACGAGGCTGCCCGGATGGACGGCGCCAACGCCTTCCAGCGCTTCTTCTTCATCACGCTGCCGCTCATGATGCCGACAGTCATTGTCGCCATCCTGCTCCGGGGCATCGATGCCCTGAAAACGTTCGACATCCTCTATGCCACCAAGGGCAAGGGCGGCGGATCCTTCCACGAGGTGGAGACGCTCAACGTCTACGCCTACGGCCTGAGCTTCGACTACAACCAGTACGGGCTGTCCTCCGCGGTGCTGATCCTGTTCTTCATGATCATCATCGGCTCCATGTGGCTGCTGACCATGCGCAAGAAAGCGGTAAGCAAATGA
- a CDS encoding carbohydrate ABC transporter permease, with protein sequence MTVLTGNTENTEDTETASTARLAPAPRPRKPLGTRAYKVFRVAALVAVVLFLVAPLFWMLLASLKTNVDIYDTGKSLLFTPTFENYANVLQRNNYFVFIFNSFWVAFVSTALSLVLGVPAAYAMSRFTMHRSALVVLMARVIPGVSLLVPWYYVFSNLKMVGGFEVLILSHMFVSLPLIVYIMMSYFDSLPLELEESAQVDGLTPIGAFRRITLPLSVAGMATAGILSFIFSWNNFMFALVLSGSKTKTLPVAIFDFVSYASIDWGGLMAAATVVTIPIMIIALFTQKYIVSGMTAGATKG encoded by the coding sequence ATGACCGTACTGACCGGAAACACAGAAAACACAGAAGACACAGAAACCGCCAGCACAGCCCGGCTTGCACCGGCTCCGCGCCCCCGGAAGCCCCTGGGCACCCGCGCCTACAAGGTGTTCCGCGTCGCCGCACTTGTGGCCGTCGTGCTCTTCCTGGTCGCCCCGCTGTTCTGGATGCTGCTGGCCTCCCTCAAGACCAACGTGGACATCTACGACACGGGCAAGTCGCTCCTCTTCACCCCCACGTTCGAGAACTACGCCAATGTGCTGCAGCGGAACAACTACTTCGTCTTCATCTTCAACAGCTTCTGGGTGGCTTTCGTCTCCACGGCCCTGTCGCTGGTCCTGGGCGTGCCCGCCGCCTACGCCATGAGCCGCTTCACGATGCACCGCTCGGCGCTCGTGGTCCTGATGGCCCGCGTCATCCCCGGCGTCTCCCTGCTGGTGCCCTGGTACTACGTCTTCTCCAACCTGAAGATGGTGGGCGGCTTCGAGGTACTGATCCTCAGCCACATGTTCGTCTCGCTGCCGCTGATCGTGTACATCATGATGAGCTACTTCGATTCCCTGCCGCTGGAGCTGGAGGAATCGGCCCAGGTGGACGGACTCACCCCGATCGGCGCCTTCCGCCGCATCACCCTGCCGCTCTCCGTCGCCGGCATGGCCACCGCCGGCATCCTGTCCTTCATCTTCTCGTGGAACAACTTCATGTTCGCCCTGGTGCTCTCCGGCTCCAAGACCAAGACCCTGCCGGTCGCGATCTTCGACTTCGTCTCCTACGCCAGCATCGACTGGGGCGGACTCATGGCGGCCGCCACCGTGGTCACCATCCCGATCATGATCATTGCGCTCTTCACGCAGAAGTACATCGTCTCCGGCATGACCGCCGGCGCGACCAAGGGCTAG
- a CDS encoding ABC transporter substrate-binding protein, translating to MKRRSIMQYAAVAAALSLGLTACGGASGSSDAKTAGTVRVTLANHVWTEGIKAAIPEFEKSSGLKVELTQLGEDQLSDQYNVKLNAGSDEIDVMMYRPLQEGKAFAKNGYLADLTSKVSSDSSWDWKDYQDGPVKATTADGKVVGVPIITEREVLYYRKDLLKAAGLEVPKTMEELEAAAKAIKASSPDTAGFVARTGKSAAVTQFSSFLYSFGGDFTDATGKSAVNTDAAKKAYAYYGGLIKNYGPANVSTDMSWPEAMAIFTQGKAAFYTEADSLYKNATDPAKSKVADTVGFAALPAGPAGSKPYNIPSWGLAVNQASGNQDNAWKFIQWATSKERTLAAQKAGVPGPRASVWSDPAGTSTYPKDLAEAIAASAKNGVGHDRPEVVTVGKAREIVGGPIVATITGADASAAADTAHEAFQKFLDSEKK from the coding sequence ATGAAGCGACGTTCGATCATGCAGTACGCGGCTGTCGCCGCGGCCCTGTCTCTGGGCCTCACCGCCTGCGGCGGAGCCAGCGGCAGCTCCGATGCCAAGACAGCCGGCACGGTCCGGGTCACCCTCGCGAACCACGTCTGGACCGAAGGCATCAAGGCAGCCATTCCGGAATTCGAGAAGTCCAGCGGCCTCAAGGTTGAACTGACCCAGCTCGGCGAGGACCAGCTCTCGGACCAGTACAACGTCAAGCTCAACGCCGGCAGCGACGAGATCGACGTCATGATGTACCGCCCCCTGCAGGAGGGCAAGGCGTTCGCGAAGAACGGTTACCTCGCCGACCTGACGTCCAAGGTCTCCTCGGACTCCAGCTGGGACTGGAAGGACTACCAGGACGGCCCGGTCAAGGCCACTACGGCCGACGGCAAGGTGGTCGGCGTCCCGATCATCACCGAACGCGAAGTGCTCTACTACCGCAAGGACCTGCTGAAGGCCGCCGGCCTTGAGGTTCCGAAGACCATGGAAGAGCTCGAAGCAGCCGCCAAGGCCATCAAGGCTTCCTCGCCGGACACTGCAGGCTTCGTGGCCCGCACCGGCAAGTCGGCCGCCGTCACCCAGTTCTCCAGCTTCCTGTACAGCTTCGGCGGAGACTTCACGGATGCCACCGGCAAGTCCGCCGTCAATACCGACGCCGCCAAGAAGGCCTACGCGTACTATGGCGGCCTGATCAAGAACTACGGCCCGGCCAACGTCAGCACCGACATGAGCTGGCCCGAGGCGATGGCAATCTTCACCCAGGGCAAGGCCGCCTTCTACACCGAGGCCGACTCGCTCTACAAGAACGCCACCGACCCGGCCAAGTCCAAGGTCGCCGACACGGTCGGCTTCGCCGCCCTGCCCGCCGGCCCGGCCGGTTCCAAGCCGTACAATATCCCGTCGTGGGGCCTCGCCGTCAACCAGGCCTCGGGCAACCAGGACAACGCCTGGAAGTTCATCCAGTGGGCCACCAGCAAGGAACGCACCCTCGCAGCCCAGAAGGCCGGTGTCCCCGGACCCCGCGCCTCCGTCTGGTCCGATCCCGCCGGCACCTCCACCTACCCGAAGGACCTGGCCGAGGCCATCGCAGCCAGCGCCAAGAACGGCGTCGGCCACGACCGCCCCGAGGTTGTCACGGTCGGCAAGGCCCGCGAAATCGTCGGCGGCCCGATCGTAGCCACCATCACCGGCGCTGACGCTTCCGCCGCCGCTGACACGGCCCACGAGGCCTTCCAGAAGTTCCTGGACAGCGAAAAGAAGTAG
- a CDS encoding universal stress protein, with protein sequence MNADQRIVVGVDGSDFSTTALRLAGRMARSLDAPLEVVTCLGTSDLFLASHLPEESSPTTTQLEETAKRLVDESLERAFGGDIPEGLTRTVKFGPPAKVLVQESRDAQLLVVGRRGRGGFLAQVMGSVSGACVAHAHCPVLVVGDNPDKHQARE encoded by the coding sequence ATGAACGCTGATCAGCGGATAGTCGTGGGCGTGGACGGTTCGGATTTCTCGACGACGGCGCTCCGGCTCGCCGGACGCATGGCCAGGAGCCTTGACGCGCCCCTGGAGGTCGTCACATGCCTGGGCACGTCGGATCTTTTCCTGGCCTCCCACCTGCCCGAAGAGAGCTCCCCCACCACCACCCAGCTGGAAGAGACGGCCAAACGGCTCGTCGACGAATCCCTCGAACGTGCCTTCGGCGGTGACATCCCGGAAGGCCTGACCCGGACCGTGAAGTTCGGCCCTCCGGCCAAAGTCCTCGTGCAGGAGAGCCGGGACGCCCAGCTTCTGGTGGTCGGCCGGCGCGGCCGCGGCGGCTTCCTCGCCCAGGTCATGGGATCGGTCAGCGGTGCCTGCGTGGCCCATGCACACTGCCCGGTGCTGGTGGTCGGCGATAACCCGGACAAACACCAGGCGAGGGAATGA
- a CDS encoding DUF302 domain-containing protein: protein MSYTYTAVVPLNWEDAVAKTRAALAAQGFGILSEIDVRATFAAKLGEDAAEALGDYVILGACNPMLASRALAAEPEMGALLPCNVVVRRGTGATATTVHAIDPQTMVQLSGAPAVREVAEDAGTRLRAAMAELAAAD from the coding sequence ATGAGCTACACCTACACCGCCGTCGTCCCGCTGAACTGGGAGGACGCCGTCGCGAAGACGCGCGCGGCGCTCGCCGCCCAGGGCTTCGGGATACTCTCGGAAATTGATGTGCGTGCCACCTTTGCCGCCAAACTCGGCGAGGACGCCGCGGAAGCCCTGGGAGACTACGTCATCCTCGGTGCCTGCAATCCGATGCTCGCCAGCAGGGCATTGGCCGCCGAGCCGGAAATGGGGGCGCTCCTGCCCTGCAACGTGGTGGTGCGCCGCGGGACCGGGGCCACCGCGACGACGGTCCATGCCATCGACCCGCAAACCATGGTCCAGCTCAGCGGCGCCCCTGCGGTCCGCGAGGTGGCGGAGGACGCCGGCACCCGCCTGCGCGCTGCCATGGCCGAACTGGCCGCGGCGGACTGA
- a CDS encoding aldo/keto reductase, whose product MKYRTLGTSGAVVSTYAMGTMTFGAEATEEQSHAILDDYLAAGGNFIDTADVYASGASEEIIGRWLAARPEARDRVVLATKGRFPTGKAPNDVGTSRRHLNRALDESLRRLGVEQIDLYQLHAWDPITPLEESLRFLHDAVCSGKIAYYGFSNFLGWQLTKAVHVARAHGWNGPVTLQPQYSLLVRDIESEIVPASLDAGIGLLPWSPLGGGWLSGKYKRDQPPAGATRLGENPERGMEAWKARNADPRTWQIVDAVHEIAGRHEASAAQVALAWLAEQPAVTSVILGARSTEQLADNLGAADLLLTEGELMRLSEVSRPRVGVYPYGPMAQEQRSRKIAGGR is encoded by the coding sequence ATGAAATACCGCACCCTGGGCACCAGCGGCGCCGTCGTCTCCACGTACGCGATGGGCACCATGACCTTCGGCGCCGAAGCCACCGAGGAACAGTCCCACGCGATCCTGGATGACTACCTCGCGGCGGGCGGCAACTTCATCGACACCGCCGATGTCTACGCCTCGGGGGCCTCCGAGGAGATCATCGGCCGCTGGCTCGCCGCGCGCCCGGAGGCCCGGGACCGCGTGGTGCTCGCCACCAAGGGCCGCTTCCCGACGGGAAAGGCCCCGAACGACGTCGGCACCTCCCGCCGGCACCTGAACCGCGCGCTGGATGAGTCGCTGCGCCGCCTCGGTGTGGAGCAGATCGACCTGTACCAGCTGCATGCCTGGGATCCCATCACACCCCTGGAGGAATCCCTGCGCTTCCTGCACGACGCCGTCTGCAGCGGGAAGATCGCCTACTACGGCTTCTCGAATTTCCTGGGCTGGCAGCTGACGAAGGCCGTCCACGTGGCCCGGGCCCACGGCTGGAACGGACCCGTGACGCTGCAGCCGCAGTACAGCCTGCTGGTCCGCGACATCGAGTCCGAGATCGTTCCGGCCTCGCTCGACGCCGGCATCGGCCTGCTGCCCTGGTCGCCGCTGGGCGGGGGCTGGCTCTCCGGGAAATACAAGCGGGACCAGCCGCCGGCAGGTGCCACCCGGCTGGGCGAAAATCCGGAACGCGGCATGGAGGCCTGGAAGGCCAGGAACGCGGACCCGCGCACGTGGCAGATCGTGGACGCGGTGCACGAGATCGCCGGACGGCACGAGGCCAGCGCCGCCCAGGTGGCCCTGGCCTGGCTGGCGGAGCAGCCGGCCGTGACCTCGGTGATCCTGGGCGCGCGCAGCACGGAACAGCTCGCCGACAACCTTGGAGCTGCGGACCTGCTGCTGACCGAGGGGGAGCTGATGCGGCTGAGCGAGGTGAGCCGGCCGCGCGTCGGGGTCTACCCGTACGGGCCGATGGCCCAGGAGCAGCGGAGCCGGAAGATCGCCGGCGGCCGCTAG
- a CDS encoding NAD-dependent epimerase/dehydratase family protein, which yields MRVAVTGGSGKLGRSVVRRLGEDGHEVTNLDRTGTRGRGFTEVDLRNYGQVVDVLLGLEDRHAGFDAVVHLAAIPAPGHAPDAATFENNMLATYNVFQAARRAGIKKIVYASSETVLGLPFDVDPPYIPVDEKYPARPESTYSLVKHLEEQMAIELTRWDPELSITGLRFSNVMDPEDYEEFPGFDADAKLRKWNLWGYIDGRDGAQAVARALEHGTPGFEAFIIANPDTVMSRSSASLAAEVFPDVPVVKELGEHETLLSIDKAIRLLGYAPEHSWRNYHPLRTTPTED from the coding sequence ATGAGAGTTGCTGTTACCGGAGGAAGCGGAAAGCTCGGCCGTAGCGTCGTGCGGCGGTTGGGCGAGGACGGCCACGAGGTCACCAACCTCGACCGCACCGGCACGCGGGGGCGCGGGTTCACCGAGGTGGACCTGCGCAACTACGGCCAGGTGGTGGACGTGCTCCTGGGGCTTGAGGACCGGCACGCAGGGTTCGATGCGGTGGTGCACCTGGCCGCGATCCCGGCCCCCGGCCACGCCCCGGACGCCGCGACTTTCGAGAACAACATGCTGGCCACGTACAACGTGTTCCAGGCGGCCCGCCGGGCCGGGATCAAGAAGATTGTCTACGCCTCCAGCGAGACGGTGCTGGGACTGCCGTTCGACGTCGACCCTCCCTATATCCCGGTGGACGAGAAATACCCCGCCAGGCCGGAAAGCACGTACTCTCTGGTCAAGCACCTCGAGGAGCAGATGGCGATCGAGCTCACCCGCTGGGACCCGGAGCTCAGCATCACCGGGCTGCGCTTCTCCAACGTGATGGATCCGGAGGACTACGAGGAGTTCCCCGGTTTCGATGCCGACGCAAAGCTGCGCAAGTGGAATCTCTGGGGCTACATCGACGGCAGGGACGGGGCACAGGCTGTGGCCCGCGCCCTTGAGCACGGCACGCCGGGGTTCGAGGCGTTCATCATCGCCAACCCGGACACCGTGATGAGCCGTTCCAGCGCCAGCCTGGCTGCGGAAGTTTTCCCGGACGTGCCCGTCGTCAAAGAGCTCGGTGAGCACGAAACGCTGCTCTCGATTGACAAGGCCATACGCCTCCTGGGCTACGCGCCGGAGCACAGCTGGCGGAACTACCACCCGCTGCGCACCACTCCCACCGAAGACTGA